The region GACGCGACAATATACATCGAGAAATTGACGATGGGCATGCTCCCCATAAAATAGGCAATAATCAGTGTTGCGATGTTGCCCAGGAAGAAGTAACGAACCAGGTCTGCCCGCATCGTGATCTTATCTTCACCCTGGTTCATCATATATAGAACGAGCGGCGGCCCGTTGAAGCTGGTTGTATCTTCCAGAAACCCGCTTAAAAACCCTACTACCGACTTAGCAAGACTATGACGACGAATATCTATTGTTATATTGGCACACATCGCCAATAAATTATGAATATAAAAAACAAAACCCCAAAGAATACTCAGCCGAGTAAATCCTTTGGGTTTTTTCTGAAGTAAAGCTGTTTTTACCTAGCTATGCGTAGTGGCCACAGGGTAAGCAGAATTTTAAATTTGTGGCGTACATCCGTTCTAAATCTGATAGTCCTGTTCCGGTGACTTAATATCCCGCAAATACCGTATTACCCTAAACTTCGTAAATTCAAGCCACTTGTTCGCAAAGGCAGTGACCTTGGTGCTATCTAATCTTTGAAGTTCATCCCTGAACTGTGTAAAATCCTCTTCCGATTCGACCCGGATGAAGGAACCCCTGGCATCGATTACAGGCAGCGAATCATAGTTGTATGCGCTAAGTCGTACTACATCAACCAGTTTGGATTTCCTTACCTTGGCAACCAGCTTGGTTTGTATATCCAACACATTAAAATTCTCAGGATATTCATAGGTCCGGCCGGCCGTTGGCATGACATCGCCCACACTGAAAGTATGGGGTCTTCCCTCCAGTTTTCTCACAGTGCCTTCGGAAAGAACATAGTAATATTCATCAAAACAATTTACCACCATTTGCAGATCATTTTGGGAAAACTTGCTTGCAGTTTGTATTTCTTCGACAAGTCCCGCAACGATCCCGCCGCCGCTGACGTCATAGCCGTCAACGATAACGAATCTGCCTGTATTCTGGTTGTTTTTAAATTCGTCAAAACAAATTTTCTTCTTGGTCCTGATAATTACTTCGGCCACATCATTAGTTTTTACCTGACTGGCATTTTCGATGTTTTCCAGTGTCGTAGCGTCAATAACCTTAATGATGGAGAGTATTTCACATTCTATTTCCTGGGTTACCAGCTTGAGTTTATATTCTTTATTTTTCACCAACTCTCTTTTGCCCAGCCAAAAAAGATTGGCTTTAAACGTATCGGCACTCAGCGGTGCATTGTTTACATGGCTGATGAATTCACCCCGCTGGTTGAAAAATTCATCCGCAACGGTGATCCCTACGGACATACCGGCATAAACACTTTCCTGTTTATCTTTTTCAGCCCAATATTCAATACTTTTTACTGTTGTCACCTTATTGCTGGGAGAAATGAGTATCTCATCCCCAACGTTTAACGTGCCGGATTCGATACGCCCGGCAATAATCCGTCTGTTGTCAAACTTATAGACATCCTGTATGGGAAACCGCAAAGGCTTACCTTCTAAGCCCTGATCCTTTTCTAACAAGTCTATCGCCTGAAGCAGCGGTTCCCCCTTGTACCACGGCATTTTATCCGAGCGTGAGGCCAGGTTTTCGCCGTAAAAAGCCGCAACCGGTATATACTTCAAAGGATAAACATGAAGATTATTCAGAAATTCATTCATCTCATGCCTGATCTCGTTGAATTTTTCCTCCGAATAATCGATCAAGTCCATCTTATTGACTAATACATAGACCTTTTGGATCCCCAGAAGCGACAATAGATAGCCATGCCTTTTCGACTGTTCCTGAATACCTTCATTAGCGTCAATGATCAGCAGCGCCGCTTCGGCACTGGCAGCGCCGGATATCATATTTTTCAGAAATTCCTTGTGCCCGGGTGCATCAATGATGACATAATCTCTCTTGCCGGTATGAAACTGCAGCCGGGTAGTATCAATGGTAATCCCCTGTTTTTGCTCTTCTTCAAAAGCATCCAGGAGATAGGCATATTCAAAGGGCTTTCCTTTTTCGCGGGAAATTCTCTTTACCCTCTCAATAGCACCCTCCGGCAAGGATTGGGTGTCATATAGCAATCTCCCGATCACTGTGGACTTTCCGTGATCCACATGTCCCACCACAACGATGTTAAGTACTTCTCTGGCAATGGCCATTCAAACTACCTCTCCCCTACGATTATCTAACTCCAATCCCTAAAGTTACATATAGCCATCCTTGCGGAGCTTCTGCATGGCATATGAATCTTCTTGGTCCTGGGCTCGCCCCGCCCGTTCGCTCACCTTGGTGGTTTTTAGTTCCTCAATAATTTCTGCTACGGTAGTCGCATTGGAATCAATCTGCCCTGTGCAAGGAGCGCACCCCAGACTTCTGTATCTTTTGCCGTTTTTGGCAAAATACAGGTCAACCAAAGGAATATTTTCCCGTGCAATATAGGACCAGATATCGATTTCATTCCAGTGTAAGATCGGATGCACCCGGATATGATTCCCTTTCGGAAAATCAGTCTTGAACTGGTCCCACAATTCTGGCGGCTGGTTGGTATAATCCCATTCGGAATCTTTGTTCCTTTCACTAAAGACCCTTTCTTTGGAGCGCGAACCTTCCTCGTCCCTTCTTATCCCTAAAATCAACCCTTCAAATTCATATTTAGTAACTACCTGCTGAAGGCCATCGGTTTTCAGCGCTTTACAGCAGACTAGTCTGCCCTTCTGCGGCCCCATACCTTCATGCAAAGCTTCTTCATTCTTATGGACAATAAGCTCGAGATTATATTCCTTAGCCACCCTGTCCCGAAATGTTATCATTTCAGGAATTTTATACGTGGTATCGACGTGAATGAGCGGGAATGGACAGTGGCCGAAAAACGCCTTTTTGGCCAGCCACAGCATAACGGTCGAGTCTTTGCCAATCGACCACAGCATTCCTAATTTGCCAAATTTCTTATAGGCCTCCCGTAGTATATAAATGCTTTGCGCTTCCAATCGATCCAAATGATCCATGTCCGTAACCTCCTTAATACGCGTTAGCTTGGCTTTTATCAATGGTAATCACTCGTTCGTTACCGTCCGGGCCAACAATGATCCAATGCAACAGATTCCCCTCCTGTCTGGTATACAGGAAACTCCCTCGGCCGCCGATATCAGCGCCAAGATAATACTTGATGGCATTAAAACAGCACTCCTTGATACAGGAGGTACAGCCCCAGCAGTCTTTCGGGTACCTGATTTCGGTTTTCCCGGTCTCATCTTGATAGAGTAAATTACCGGGACATACCTGACGGCATCTGCCACACCCGCTGCACTTTTGGCTATCTATCCTTATGCTCATAGATCTCATCCTTTTTTACCAAATCTCGCAGAATAATATCGACTTTCCCATCTTCAAAGCGGGAATTGACAAATTTCAGCCAGTTTTCATCGTCCTTTTCCGGATAGTCCTCATTCTCCTGGAAAGAATGCCACCGGGTCTCTTTTCTGGCTTCCAGATGCCGGATGAGTATTTTGCATACATACAACCGATCAATCACTTCGTAAATATGCATCAGTTGGTGCAAATCCTGCGCTTGAAGGTTATTACTAAGCTCAAGCAACTCATCAATGCGTTTTTTCGCTACCTCAAGTTTTTGCGAGTTATAGGCATAGCCGGAAGAAATCCCGCCGGCATAGTCATCCATGGTCTTCTGCATGGCATCTTCAAGGTCTTCAACACTGTAAAGACCCGGCCTATTTTGGAAATATTGGTTGATTGCTGCAAGCTTCTTGTCTATTTCATCCTCATCAGGCCAGCAGTTGTTTTTTTCTGTGATATATTCCAATGCGGAAACACCAGCTATTTCGCCCTCAGCGAAGCAGCCTGTCACGTACTTCTGGGGACTTCCCCCGGCAACATCACCTGCAGCGTAGAGGCCCGCAATGGTAGTCGCCCTTTTGGTATCCACCCAGTAGCCGCTTCCCGTATGTCCGCCAACAATATACGGCTCAGTGCCTTCAATCTCGACATTTTCCGCGGCGGGCCCTTTCCCGGTTTCAAGCCACCGCAAAGTCTGAGCCGGAGCCATATTCAAGTAAGCTTTAAACAGTTCATTTTCCTGATCTTGGGTAATACCTGCCGTTTGTAAGTAGCAAGGACCCCGGCCGTTTTTATGTTCCATAACGGTCGAGTATAGGCGGATAGACGTTTTAGGAATACCGTAGTTTCTTTCATACTCTTCGCCCAAACTGTTGATTTGCGGCGCGCCGATTCCCTGGGCTATAGTTCCCGTAGGGGCGATGGTATCTTTACACCGCAGGGCGATAAACCGCATTTCAAAGGTTGTCATTTCGGCGCCGGCCCTTATTCCCATCGCATAGCCGGCTCCGGTATTAAATGGGCAATACCACATTTTATGTCTGGAGAAACCGGGGTTGTTCGGCCGATAAAGGCCGGCCGCCCCGCCCGTAGCACATAGGACGGCCTTGGCGGAAATCGCGTAGAAGACGTTGGTATCAAGGGAAAAGCCGTAAGCGCCAACTACTTTTCCGTCCTTGATCATGTAGTCAATAATGTTTACCCGGTTTAACACGGCAATGTTCTCTTTGCTCAGTACAGCCTCGGCAAGAATGGGTTTTATATTCTCACCGTTGATTTTGATATTCCGGGTACCCCGCACAACATACTCCCCGTTTTCGTCCTTCTGGATTACCAGCCCGAGGTTTTCTATCTTTTTCGTGACTTGGTTAAGCTTTTTGGCCATGGTATAAACAAGGTCTTCCCTGATTACGCTTTCTGCGTCATTTTTTACGTACTCCAAATACGTTTCCGGTGTTTGACCTTTAACAATATACGCATTCAGGGCGTTAACCCCGGCCGCAAGGCAGCCGCTGCGCCTGATGTTAGCTTTCTCGGCGATAATCACCTTGGCGCCGGAATTCTCCGCGATCGTGATTGCGGCAAAGCAGCCCGCCGTCCCGCCGCCAATCACCAGGATATCTGTTTCCAATCTTTTAGCTGCTAAAATCATACGACCCCATGCACTTTCCTTTCTTACCGCGAAATCTACTCTATTTTTAATTTTTAGGAACAAATATATCTCTCGCTGCCGCTTTAGCGCTGCTATGCCTTGTCTAATCCCCATCGCTGCCTGATATTAGCCTCGACTCTGCCGAAGATAAGTTTGTCTACCGCTACTCCCAAAACAACGATTACCATCATCACGGCCACAACCTGGCTGATATCCGCCAGGTCCCGGCCGACCATGAGAACCTGTCCCAGTCCCTTGGTTGCCGACATCATTTCCCCCGCCATCAGCGCCCTCCAGGCAAAAGACCACCCCTGTTTCAAACCGGTGATTACGCTGGGAAGGCTGGCAGGAATAATCACATGCCAATACGCTTTCATTCCATAAGCGCCCATGGTTTTGGCCGCCCGTAAAAACAGGGGGCTAACATTTTTGATGCCTGATTCTATGGCAATGGCCACGGCAAAGGCCGATCCGATGGCAATGACAAATATGATTGCACTTTCATTGAGGCCGTACCATAAGATGGCAAAAGGCAGCCAACAGATGCTTGGCAGTGTTTGCAATCCTAGTATTAAGGCACTGACATTTTCGTCAAGGATCTTGAACCTTACGATCGTAAGGCCAATTACGGTTCCTATGACTATCGAAATGAAATATCCCCAAAAAATTCGCTTCGCGCTTGCCCAAACTGCGATACCGAGAGTATTATCCAAAATTAAGTCCGTCAAGGTCTGAAAAACCGATATCGGCGAAGGAAAAACATAGGGCTTCCAGATCCTGAGGTAATCCACTCCTAATCTATAAGCCAATTCCCATATTGCTATCAGAATCAGATAAAAGAAGATCTTTTTTGATACTCCACTCA is a window of Sporomusaceae bacterium ACPt DNA encoding:
- the cysD gene encoding Sulfate adenylyltransferase subunit 2, giving the protein MDHLDRLEAQSIYILREAYKKFGKLGMLWSIGKDSTVMLWLAKKAFFGHCPFPLIHVDTTYKIPEMITFRDRVAKEYNLELIVHKNEEALHEGMGPQKGRLVCCKALKTDGLQQVVTKYEFEGLILGIRRDEEGSRSKERVFSERNKDSEWDYTNQPPELWDQFKTDFPKGNHIRVHPILHWNEIDIWSYIARENIPLVDLYFAKNGKRYRSLGCAPCTGQIDSNATTVAEIIEELKTTKVSERAGRAQDQEDSYAMQKLRKDGYM
- the cysN gene encoding Sulfate adenylyltransferase subunit 1; amino-acid sequence: MAIAREVLNIVVVGHVDHGKSTVIGRLLYDTQSLPEGAIERVKRISREKGKPFEYAYLLDAFEEEQKQGITIDTTRLQFHTGKRDYVIIDAPGHKEFLKNMISGAASAEAALLIIDANEGIQEQSKRHGYLLSLLGIQKVYVLVNKMDLIDYSEEKFNEIRHEMNEFLNNLHVYPLKYIPVAAFYGENLASRSDKMPWYKGEPLLQAIDLLEKDQGLEGKPLRFPIQDVYKFDNRRIIAGRIESGTLNVGDEILISPSNKVTTVKSIEYWAEKDKQESVYAGMSVGITVADEFFNQRGEFISHVNNAPLSADTFKANLFWLGKRELVKNKEYKLKLVTQEIECEILSIIKVIDATTLENIENASQVKTNDVAEVIIRTKKKICFDEFKNNQNTGRFVIVDGYDVSGGGIVAGLVEEIQTASKFSQNDLQMVVNCFDEYYYVLSEGTVRKLEGRPHTFSVGDVMPTAGRTYEYPENFNVLDIQTKLVAKVRKSKLVDVVRLSAYNYDSLPVIDARGSFIRVESEEDFTQFRDELQRLDSTKVTAFANKWLEFTKFRVIRYLRDIKSPEQDYQI
- the aprA gene encoding Adenylylsulfate reductase subunit alpha — its product is MGIRQGIAALKRQREIYLFLKIKNRVDFAVRKESAWGRMILAAKRLETDILVIGGGTAGCFAAITIAENSGAKVIIAEKANIRRSGCLAAGVNALNAYIVKGQTPETYLEYVKNDAESVIREDLVYTMAKKLNQVTKKIENLGLVIQKDENGEYVVRGTRNIKINGENIKPILAEAVLSKENIAVLNRVNIIDYMIKDGKVVGAYGFSLDTNVFYAISAKAVLCATGGAAGLYRPNNPGFSRHKMWYCPFNTGAGYAMGIRAGAEMTTFEMRFIALRCKDTIAPTGTIAQGIGAPQINSLGEEYERNYGIPKTSIRLYSTVMEHKNGRGPCYLQTAGITQDQENELFKAYLNMAPAQTLRWLETGKGPAAENVEIEGTEPYIVGGHTGSGYWVDTKRATTIAGLYAAGDVAGGSPQKYVTGCFAEGEIAGVSALEYITEKNNCWPDEDEIDKKLAAINQYFQNRPGLYSVEDLEDAMQKTMDDYAGGISSGYAYNSQKLEVAKKRIDELLELSNNLQAQDLHQLMHIYEVIDRLYVCKILIRHLEARKETRWHSFQENEDYPEKDDENWLKFVNSRFEDGKVDIILRDLVKKDEIYEHKDR